TCAGACCAGAAATGAAAGGCCTTCCTGTAAGAATTCAGTTGGTTTTGGTGTTCTTTGAATTAAGTCTTTGAGTGCTGGTTTGCATATAACTTTCCTTATTGCGAGGACATACTTAGCCTTTGTGATGATTTGCAGAAAACTCTGGCTGTTAACGAAAAAGAGCTATGTAAGTACTTTGAGCCTGGGAATCATGTGAAGGTTGTTGCTGGGACTAAGGAAGGTGCAACTGGGATGGTTGTCAAGGTTGAGCAGCATGTGCTCATCATTTTATCTGATACGACCAAAGAACACGTGAGTCATGCATTTTTCAAGTTTGGTTCTGATCGAAGGACTATCTTAATGGAAAAATAATTTGCCTTTTTCTTTATCAGATTCGTGTTTTTGCTGATGATGTTGTTGAGAGCTCTGAAGTAACGACTGGTGTTACAAAAATTGGGGATTATGAGCTTCATGACCTTGTGCTACTAGAGTAAGTAGTTTCTTGCTGAAGAATTTGATTTACTGTCTTTAGTTAATTTGGGTGCCTAACATGTGGGTTCTGTTGGTGCAGTAACAATAGCTTTGGTGTAATTATACGTGTAGAAAGGGAAGCGTTTCAGGTGAATCAACATCTCCCAAATGGCATGAGTTTTGGCACATCTTACTTGAATATAATCTTAGTCTTGTACTTTCCTTTAGGTTCTTAAGGGCGTTCCTGAGAGACCAGAGGTATCTCTTGTCAAATTGAGGGAAATCAAATGCAAGCTTGAGAAGAAATTTGATGTGCAAGACAGATATAGGAATACTGTTTCTGTAAAAGATGTGGTTAGGATCCTTGAGGGTTCTTGTAAAGTAAGATTCTCATTTACAATTTGGATTGCCTAATTAGTTACTCTGTGGGTTTATATAGTTTACAAATTATCTTATCCCATCATATTAGGGGAAACAAGGCCCTGTTGAGCATATATACAAAGGAGTCTTGTTCGTTTATGATCGTCATCACCTCGAGCATGCTGGCTTTATATGTGCTAAAGCTGGTTCTTGTTGTGTAGTGGGAGGAGCACGTTCCAATGGGAATAGAAATGTAGGTCCTCTCGCTCTCTCTCTGGTGGTTAAGTCATGTGTAATTTATATCATCCTCATGCATTTTGATTCAATCGCTTAGGGTGATTCCCTCTCAAGATTTGGTGGCTTCAAGACTCCACCTCGCGTACCACCTTCGCCTAGGAGATTTTCTAGGGGAGGGCCTCCATTTGATTGTATGTTGCTGACAGTCTTAGTATCCTTGGTTGTACAAATTTAATGGTTATTGAATATCTTTGGGCTATTTTTTTCTCAAGGTtaagtcataaaatttcattataaggCTGATGCTATTAACATCTGTCCCTTCAAAACAGCTGGAGGAAGGCACCGAGGTGGAAGAGGAGGGCATGATGCTTTGGTTGGGACTACTGTGAAAATTCGACAGGGCCCTTATAAGGGTTACCGTGGACGTGTTGTAGATATTAAAGGTCAATCAGTTCGAGTTGAGTTAGAGTCTCAAATGAAGGTTGTTACAGGCAAGTTCAAGTTCCAGTTTTAAATGTTCTCTCCTTCATTTTAGTATCTTTGTGGCTTATATGACCTGTTTCTTTTTGCAGTCGACCGCAATTTTGTATCTGATAATGTTGTTATTTCAACACCGCACCGGTAAATATGATTTCTTTGAGATTCCTTTTGTTGTTTTTGACTATGAAAATCCTCTTCCTATATCTGTCCAATGTTTGTTTTGTTGTGCTAGTGAGACATCCCGGTATGGTATGGGAAGTGAAACACCTATGCGCTCTGCACGAACTCCATTACATCCGTACATGACTCCTATGAGAGATCCTGGAGGTATTTTTTCTTCCATTTAGTGTTTTCTTGTGCTTTAGTTGTGGAGACTTCCTTTATAGCTGATaaagttatttaataaataataatttagttgCTTGTATGTTCTCTGCAGCAACACCTATCCATGATGGCATGAGGACACCTATGCGTGACAGGGCCTGGAATCCTTATGCACCAATGAGTCCACCTAGGTTAATAGTAGATTCCATTAATCTGGTGCATCCCACATTTATTGTTGAATTCATGCCTTGATTTGACTGGTCGTTTTATTTTTCTGACTGCAAAACAGGGATAATTGGGAAGAAGGAAACCCTGCCTCTTGGGGGACCAGTCCACAGTATCAGGTTAGGATTCTTGCACAATTGGCTGCTATTAGCAATGTAGCTATTTTTTTCATACTTAATCAGAGTACGTTTGTTTGTAAATTAACTGTAAATTCTGTTCTTTTTCAGCCAGGAAGTCCTCCTTCAAGGGCATATGAAGCACCTACACCTGGTTCGGGTTGGGCCAGCACTCCTGGCGGTAGTTACAGTGAGGCTGGAACACCAAGAGACAGCGGTTCAGCTTATGGTTGTAAATTATCATATTCTTGCTATTTGAATGTGTGTAAATCAGTTTTTTAGTGTTACTCATGCTATGTTTGCTGCAGGCAATGCTCCAAGTCCCTATATGCCATCAACACCAAGTGGTCAGCCTATGACACCAAGCTCGGGACCCTATATTCCGGGTACACCTGGAGGGCAGCCAATGACACCAGGAACTGGTGGTCTTGATGCTATGTCTCCTGTAATAGGTGCTATTTCTGTTTCTTCACCTGCTTTTGAAGCAAACTGATCTTTCTTTGGGTTATTGACTGGTGGATATTTCATGGGATTTAAATCGTCTctcatataatatatatgcatcaATTCTATAGAAAAAGGGTTTTGGTGTAAGCCAAGGGTGAAGTTTATCTGAAGTTATTACCTCCATCATAGttctaaatttttaagaaaaaaagcaAACTTTAAATATGGTTTCAATATAACATCTGGCTACTTGCAGGTCCTGAGAGTGAAGGACCATGGTTCGTGCCAGATATTTTGGTCAATGTGCACAAATCTGGGGATGAGACACTTGGCGTTATCCAGGAGGTGCTTCCGGTATGTCCCTCGTCCAAGTTGttattttcttttgcttctgTTTGGTACATCTCCCACGTAATTTTAAACATTGGCATTGCTTTGAACAAGGTTTATAAAAATTTGAACATTACATGCCAATACCCGAGACTGACACCAGTCCTAATAATATTGGTGAACATCACttgattatttatttcaaatggaGCATTTAGCAATCGACTATAATTGTAGTGTTTGGAGAAGTTACTATAAAAGGATTAATTGATGGTCTCGGTGATACAGGATGGGTCATGTAAGGTGGCCCTTGGATCAAGTGGCAGTGGGGATACAGTAATCGCCATGCCCAGTGAGATGGAAATCATACCACCGAAGAAGTCGGACAAGATCAAAATCATGGGTGGCTCACTACGTGGTCTCACTGGCAAGCTAATCGGGGTAGATGGCACGGATGGCATTGTAAGGATAGATGACAGTCTTGATGTGAAGATATTGGACTTAGTTATACTAGCAAAATTACCCTGACAAtagtaacaacaataataatgataactaGCAATGTATATGACTGGTAAGTAGTTTTTGAGTAAATTTTGTTTGGAATTCACGTTGTAGCAAAGTGGCTTCTTCCTATTCTCTCAAAGCTTTTATGTCTCATGTCCTAAT
The sequence above is drawn from the Gossypium hirsutum isolate 1008001.06 chromosome A05, Gossypium_hirsutum_v2.1, whole genome shotgun sequence genome and encodes:
- the LOC121229053 gene encoding putative transcription elongation factor SPT5 homolog 1, with translation MVRRFDDEEDDDVEEEEYEDEEEQLLDDEDYDLDEDVGRGRGGSSKKRGRSDFIDDLADEDDEEDEEDDDEVYGGGGGGGGRGGKRHKAPRDGSQFFDLEAQVDSDEEEEEDEGEDGFIVDSGADMPDEDVGRRMRRPLPLREDEQEDVEALERSIQARYARSSHAEYDEETTDVEQQALLPSVRDPKLWMVKCAIGRERETAVCLMQKYIDKGSELQIRSVIALDHLKNYIYIEADKEAHVREAIKGIRNIFGAKIMLVPIREMTDVLSVESKAIDLSRDTWVRMKIGTYKGDLAQVVDVDNVRQRVTVKLIPRIDLQALANKLEGREVAKKKAFVPPPRFMNVDEARELHIRVEHRRDPMSGDYFENIGGMLFKDGFLYKTVSMKSISAQNIKPTFDELEKFRTPSVKGEGEMVGLSTLFANRKKGHFMKGDAVIVVKGDLKNLKGWVEKVEEENVHIRPEMKGLPKTLAVNEKELCKYFEPGNHVKVVAGTKEGATGMVVKVEQHVLIILSDTTKEHIRVFADDVVESSEVTTGVTKIGDYELHDLVLLDNNSFGVIIRVEREAFQVLKGVPERPEVSLVKLREIKCKLEKKFDVQDRYRNTVSVKDVVRILEGSCKGKQGPVEHIYKGVLFVYDRHHLEHAGFICAKAGSCCVVGGARSNGNRNGDSLSRFGGFKTPPRVPPSPRRFSRGGPPFDSGGRHRGGRGGHDALVGTTVKIRQGPYKGYRGRVVDIKGQSVRVELESQMKVVTVDRNFVSDNVVISTPHRETSRYGMGSETPMRSARTPLHPYMTPMRDPGATPIHDGMRTPMRDRAWNPYAPMSPPRDNWEEGNPASWGTSPQYQPGSPPSRAYEAPTPGSGWASTPGGSYSEAGTPRDSGSAYGNAPSPYMPSTPSGQPMTPSSGPYIPGTPGGQPMTPGTGGLDAMSPVIGPESEGPWFVPDILVNVHKSGDETLGVIQEVLPDGSCKVALGSSGSGDTVIAMPSEMEIIPPKKSDKIKIMGGSLRGLTGKLIGVDGTDGIVRIDDSLDVKILDLVILAKLP